The Streptomyces sp. NBC_00440 genome contains a region encoding:
- a CDS encoding ABC transporter permease, producing the protein MSAAAPTSPRPDTSQSEAPDDKPSSPVATPAGRPRGRTSFRQRFRRDRMLLLLCVPGVLYFAVFFYLPLAGNVVAFQDYQPFLGFKSSPFVGFQNFTALLAQPEFWSAVRNTLEITVLQLILYFPAPIALALLLNSLVGEKVRRLVQTVVYLPHFLSWVVVVAMFQQVFGGTGTVTSLLQNHGLAVGNIMSNPDTFKVLVTSEMIWKDCGYGAIIFLAAMASIDMTQYESAAMDGAGTWRRMWHVTLPGIRPVIIMMLILRLGDILSVGFEQMLLQRDAVGPDASEVLDTYVYYHGVIDGDWGMSTAAGLMKGVIGLGLIIAANKLAHRFGEQGVYR; encoded by the coding sequence GTGTCGGCCGCTGCGCCCACTTCGCCCCGTCCGGACACATCTCAGTCGGAAGCCCCTGACGACAAGCCGTCTTCCCCGGTCGCAACCCCGGCCGGGCGCCCTCGCGGGCGGACGTCGTTCCGTCAGCGGTTCCGGCGTGACCGCATGCTTCTGCTGCTGTGTGTGCCGGGCGTCCTGTACTTCGCGGTGTTCTTCTATCTGCCGCTGGCCGGCAACGTCGTCGCGTTCCAGGACTACCAGCCGTTCCTCGGCTTCAAGTCGAGCCCGTTCGTCGGCTTCCAGAACTTCACCGCACTGCTCGCACAGCCGGAGTTCTGGTCCGCCGTGCGGAACACGCTGGAGATCACCGTCCTCCAGCTGATCCTCTACTTCCCGGCCCCCATCGCCCTGGCGCTGCTGCTCAACTCCCTGGTCGGGGAGAAGGTCAGGCGGCTCGTCCAGACCGTCGTGTACCTCCCGCACTTCCTGTCCTGGGTCGTGGTCGTGGCGATGTTCCAGCAGGTGTTCGGCGGTACCGGCACGGTCACCAGCCTGCTGCAGAACCACGGCCTCGCGGTCGGCAACATCATGAGCAACCCGGACACCTTCAAGGTGCTCGTCACCTCGGAGATGATCTGGAAGGACTGCGGCTACGGCGCGATCATCTTCCTCGCCGCGATGGCTTCCATCGACATGACGCAGTACGAGTCGGCCGCGATGGACGGCGCGGGCACCTGGCGGCGCATGTGGCACGTCACCCTGCCCGGGATCCGGCCGGTGATCATCATGATGCTGATCCTGCGCCTCGGCGACATCCTCTCGGTCGGTTTCGAGCAGATGCTGCTCCAGCGCGACGCGGTGGGACCCGATGCGTCGGAAGTGCTCGACACCTACGTCTATTACCACGGCGTGATCGACGGGGACTGGGGCATGAGCACGGCCGCAGGGCTGATGAAGGGCGTGATCGGCCTCGGGCTGATCATCGCGGCGAACAAGCTGGCGCACCGCTTCGGTGAGCAGGGGGTCTACCGATGA
- the murC gene encoding UDP-N-acetylmuramate--L-alanine ligase — MAPGSPTAMDRPHFIGIGGAGMSGIAKILAQRGARVAGSDARDSPAAEALRGLGVTVHVGHAAGHLAEDATCVVVSSAIREDNPELVRAAELSIPVVHRSDALASLMTGLRSIAVAGTHGKTTTTSMLAVALTELALDPAYAIGGDLAGPGTNARHGAGDIFVAEADESDRSFQKYDPEVAVVLNVELDHHANYASMDEIYDSFETFVGKIVPGGTLVINADQPGAVELTSRVRDLSTLKVVTYGASETADVRVHKVTPRGLTSEVTVLLNGKFLTFTVSVPGRHYAHNAVAALAAGVALGIPAHNLASALGKYTGVKRRLQLKGEAAGVQVVDSYAHHPTEMTADLEAMRGAVGDARILVVFQPHLFSRTQELGIEMGQALRLADASVVLDIYPAREDPIPGITSELIIDAACAAGADVTAVHDKEQVPATVAGMAKPGDLVLTMGAGDVTDLGPRILDHLSS, encoded by the coding sequence ATGGCACCCGGTAGCCCGACCGCCATGGACCGACCGCACTTCATCGGCATCGGCGGCGCCGGGATGTCGGGCATCGCGAAGATCCTCGCCCAGCGCGGCGCCCGGGTGGCGGGCAGTGACGCCCGTGACTCGCCGGCCGCCGAGGCGCTGCGCGGGCTGGGTGTGACGGTGCACGTGGGCCACGCGGCCGGGCATCTGGCGGAGGACGCGACCTGTGTCGTCGTGTCCAGCGCCATCCGCGAGGACAACCCGGAGCTGGTCCGCGCCGCGGAGCTGTCCATCCCGGTGGTGCACCGCTCGGACGCGCTCGCCTCGCTGATGACGGGGCTGCGCTCCATCGCGGTGGCCGGCACGCACGGCAAGACGACGACCACCTCGATGCTCGCGGTGGCCCTGACCGAGCTGGCACTCGACCCGGCGTACGCGATCGGCGGCGACCTCGCGGGGCCGGGCACGAACGCCCGGCACGGCGCGGGCGACATCTTCGTCGCGGAGGCCGACGAGAGCGACCGCAGCTTCCAGAAGTACGACCCCGAGGTCGCCGTCGTCCTCAACGTCGAGCTGGACCACCACGCCAACTACGCCTCGATGGACGAGATCTACGACTCCTTCGAGACCTTCGTGGGCAAGATCGTCCCCGGCGGCACCCTGGTGATCAACGCCGACCAGCCGGGTGCGGTCGAACTGACCTCCCGGGTCCGCGACCTCTCCACCCTGAAGGTCGTCACCTACGGGGCGTCCGAAACCGCCGACGTCCGCGTCCACAAGGTCACCCCGCGCGGTCTGACCAGCGAGGTCACGGTCCTGCTCAACGGGAAGTTCCTGACCTTCACGGTCTCCGTCCCCGGCCGTCACTACGCCCACAACGCGGTCGCCGCTCTGGCGGCCGGTGTCGCCCTCGGCATCCCGGCGCACAACCTGGCGTCCGCGCTCGGCAAGTACACCGGGGTCAAGCGCCGCCTCCAGCTCAAGGGCGAGGCGGCGGGGGTCCAGGTCGTCGACTCGTACGCCCACCACCCCACCGAGATGACCGCCGACCTCGAAGCCATGCGCGGCGCGGTCGGTGACGCGCGGATCCTCGTGGTCTTCCAGCCCCACCTGTTCTCCCGTACCCAGGAACTGGGCATCGAGATGGGCCAGGCGCTCCGTCTCGCGGACGCCTCGGTGGTCCTGGACATCTACCCGGCCCGCGAGGACCCGATCCCGGGCATCACCAGCGAGCTGATCATCGACGCCGCCTGTGCGGCAGGCGCCGACGTCACGGCCGTCCATGACAAGGAGCAGGTCCCCGCGACCGTCGCGGGAATGGCGAAGCCCGGTGATCTCGTTCTCACCATGGGAGCGGGCGACGTCACCGACCTCGGCCCGCGGATCCTGGACCACCTGTCGAGCTGA
- a CDS encoding 4'-phosphopantetheinyl transferase family protein produces MTQPGGTPGPGLRTGRFGPFAPGAEESRSGPVVLVESYGDPAETAPLLPGEEQLVARAVPSRRAEFATARACARAALAQLGVAPAAILRGARGEPLWPAGIVGAMTHCAGYRAAAVARAADVVSLGMDAEPHLPMPGEGELRLVTVAEERRHLLELAARRPEVCWDRLLFSAKESVYKAWYPITGRWLGFEDAVITPDPDTGTFTARLLVPGPVVAGKTLAGFDGTWTIQDGLIRTAVAVGH; encoded by the coding sequence ATGACACAGCCGGGGGGCACCCCCGGGCCCGGTCTGAGGACCGGCAGGTTCGGGCCGTTCGCACCGGGCGCGGAGGAGTCGCGGTCCGGTCCGGTCGTGCTCGTCGAGTCCTACGGCGACCCCGCGGAGACAGCCCCGCTGCTCCCCGGGGAGGAACAGCTGGTGGCGCGCGCGGTGCCCTCCCGCAGGGCCGAGTTCGCGACGGCGCGGGCCTGCGCCCGCGCGGCGCTGGCCCAGCTGGGTGTGGCGCCCGCCGCCATCCTGCGCGGTGCGCGAGGCGAGCCGCTGTGGCCCGCCGGGATCGTCGGCGCCATGACGCACTGCGCCGGGTACCGTGCGGCCGCCGTGGCCCGCGCGGCCGACGTGGTCTCGCTGGGCATGGACGCCGAACCGCACCTCCCGATGCCGGGGGAGGGGGAGTTGCGGCTGGTCACGGTGGCCGAGGAGCGTCGGCATCTGCTGGAGCTGGCCGCCCGGCGCCCGGAGGTCTGCTGGGACCGGCTGCTCTTCAGCGCAAAGGAGAGTGTGTACAAGGCCTGGTACCCGATCACCGGCCGGTGGCTCGGTTTCGAGGATGCCGTGATCACCCCGGACCCGGACACGGGCACGTTCACCGCACGGTTGCTCGTGCCCGGCCCCGTGGTCGCCGGGAAGACGCTCGCCGGGTTCGACGGAACGTGGACGATTCAGGACGGACTGATCCGTACCGCGGTCGCCGTCGGCCACTGA
- a CDS encoding acyl-CoA-like ligand-binding transcription factor — MSPTETPTASATPAPGLRERKKLKTRQTIRREAYRLFAEQGYAATTVDRIAEAAEVSPSTFFRYFPTKEDVVLVDEYTPVLAEALKSRPAGEPVVDALRHAFTGSLAQLLGADREELLFRTRLAFAVPAIRVRAADEQLRSQDAVAALIVERTGREPGDLEVHCAAAAITAVFSAVVRYWTEGGGAEDLAELFDRQLSLLSDGLRI, encoded by the coding sequence ATGAGCCCCACGGAGACCCCGACCGCCTCTGCGACGCCCGCTCCCGGGCTGCGCGAGCGCAAGAAGCTGAAGACCCGGCAGACCATCCGGCGGGAGGCGTACCGCCTCTTCGCCGAGCAGGGGTACGCGGCGACGACGGTCGACCGGATCGCCGAGGCGGCCGAGGTCTCGCCCAGCACCTTCTTCCGGTACTTCCCCACCAAGGAGGACGTGGTCCTCGTCGACGAGTACACCCCGGTGCTCGCCGAGGCGCTGAAGTCCCGGCCGGCCGGCGAACCGGTCGTGGACGCCCTCCGGCACGCGTTCACCGGCTCGCTGGCCCAACTCCTGGGCGCCGACCGGGAAGAGCTGTTGTTCAGGACCCGGCTCGCCTTCGCCGTCCCGGCCATCAGGGTGCGTGCGGCGGACGAGCAGCTGCGCAGCCAGGACGCCGTCGCCGCGCTGATCGTGGAGCGAACGGGCCGCGAACCGGGCGACCTTGAGGTGCACTGCGCCGCCGCGGCGATCACCGCTGTCTTCTCGGCGGTCGTCCGGTACTGGACGGAGGGCGGCGGCGCCGAGGACCTCGCCGAGCTTTTCGACCGCCAACTGTCCCTGCTCTCCGATGGTTTGAGGATCTGA
- a CDS encoding Gfo/Idh/MocA family protein, protein MQDLRIGVVGLGLRANLADAAHRPGAGSVVAAVADTDPAVRAKVADRFAGAVAVDDYRKLLDGNLVDDIDAVIVATPDDTHEAVACDILRAGKPVYVEKPLGITVEQCDTILRTAHETGTRLYVGHNMRHMGVVRLMRDIIARGDIGEPKTVWVRHFVSYGGDYYFKDWHADRTRTTGLLLQKAAHDIDVVHWLANGYTSRVNAMGDLMMYGDLPRREPGTPRPDGWLREFDWPPATRKDLHHVVDVEDVSVMNMRLDNGVIAAYQQCHFSPDYFRNYTVIGTEGRLENFGDRPGDEVKVWNTGPTGYRADADVVYKVPDSKGSHGGSDERIIGEFCRFARDGGVTDTSPVAARMSVAAGVMATQSLRAGGTPYDVPPLDPELIAYFESGQQRGAQDAAPALTPR, encoded by the coding sequence ATGCAAGACCTCCGTATCGGTGTGGTCGGCCTCGGTCTGCGGGCCAATCTGGCCGATGCCGCCCACCGTCCCGGCGCCGGGTCCGTCGTGGCCGCCGTCGCCGACACCGACCCCGCCGTGCGGGCCAAGGTGGCGGACCGGTTCGCCGGGGCGGTCGCCGTGGACGACTACCGCAAGCTGCTCGACGGCAACCTCGTTGACGACATTGATGCCGTCATCGTGGCCACCCCCGACGACACCCATGAGGCCGTCGCCTGCGACATCCTGCGTGCGGGCAAGCCGGTGTACGTGGAGAAGCCGCTCGGCATCACCGTCGAGCAGTGCGACACCATCCTGCGCACCGCCCACGAGACCGGCACCCGGCTCTATGTCGGCCACAACATGCGCCACATGGGTGTGGTGCGGCTGATGCGCGACATCATCGCGCGCGGCGACATCGGTGAGCCGAAGACCGTGTGGGTGCGGCACTTCGTCTCGTACGGCGGCGACTACTACTTCAAGGACTGGCACGCGGACCGCACCCGCACCACCGGGCTGCTGCTCCAGAAGGCCGCCCACGACATCGACGTGGTGCACTGGCTGGCCAACGGCTACACCTCACGCGTCAACGCCATGGGCGACCTGATGATGTACGGGGACCTGCCGCGCCGCGAGCCGGGCACGCCGAGGCCCGACGGCTGGCTGCGGGAGTTCGACTGGCCGCCGGCCACCCGCAAGGACCTCCACCACGTGGTGGACGTCGAGGACGTGTCCGTCATGAACATGCGGCTGGACAACGGCGTGATCGCCGCCTACCAGCAGTGCCACTTCAGCCCCGACTACTTCCGCAACTACACGGTCATCGGGACCGAGGGCCGGCTGGAGAACTTCGGCGACCGGCCGGGCGACGAGGTCAAGGTCTGGAACACCGGTCCGACCGGCTACCGTGCCGACGCCGACGTGGTCTACAAGGTGCCGGATTCGAAGGGCTCGCACGGCGGTTCGGACGAGCGGATCATCGGTGAGTTCTGCCGCTTCGCCAGGGACGGCGGAGTGACCGACACCTCGCCGGTCGCCGCCCGGATGAGTGTGGCCGCCGGAGTGATGGCCACACAGTCGCTGCGGGCCGGCGGGACGCCGTACGACGTGCCGCCGCTCGACCCGGAACTGATCGCCTACTTCGAGTCGGGCCAGCAGCGGGGCGCGCAGGACGCGGCCCCGGCGCTCACACCGCGATGA
- a CDS encoding carbohydrate ABC transporter permease, translating to MTTSVAPKRENYLARLRSGGQRPPWMERPSWFGQGAKALALALIVVMVTYPFLLALGTSLAGQKELEARGGYVLIPHHPTFQAYNVLLQGGVVTRATLVSIGITLIGTALSLLCTVTLAYGLSRPGMLMGKPILLIVLGTFLFAPGIIPTYLVVQQLGLLDSYASLILPVLLNVFNVIVVRAFFQGIPTELYEAARLDGAGELAILCRIVLPLSKAVIAVAGLFYAVSYWNSFFNALLFMNDSGKYPLQVILRSYVVQGETINAHALGVNVLPPSISLQMAVLIIALVPILLVYPFLQKHFAKGVLTGAVKG from the coding sequence ATGACCACGTCAGTCGCTCCGAAGCGAGAGAACTACCTGGCCCGGCTGCGGTCCGGCGGGCAGCGGCCACCGTGGATGGAACGCCCCAGCTGGTTCGGCCAGGGCGCGAAGGCGCTCGCGCTCGCCCTGATCGTGGTCATGGTGACGTACCCGTTCCTGCTGGCGCTCGGCACCAGCCTGGCCGGCCAGAAGGAGCTGGAGGCGCGCGGCGGTTACGTCCTCATCCCGCACCACCCGACGTTCCAGGCGTACAACGTGCTGCTCCAGGGCGGTGTGGTGACCCGGGCGACGCTGGTGAGCATCGGGATCACCCTGATCGGCACCGCGCTCAGCCTGCTCTGCACGGTCACACTGGCCTACGGCCTCTCCCGGCCCGGAATGCTGATGGGCAAGCCCATCCTGCTCATCGTGCTCGGCACCTTCCTCTTCGCGCCGGGCATCATCCCCACGTATCTCGTGGTGCAGCAGCTCGGTCTGCTCGACAGCTATGCGTCGCTGATCCTGCCGGTCCTGCTCAATGTGTTCAACGTGATCGTGGTGCGGGCGTTCTTCCAGGGAATTCCCACCGAGCTGTACGAGGCCGCCCGCCTCGACGGCGCGGGTGAACTGGCCATTCTCTGCCGCATCGTGCTGCCGCTGTCCAAGGCCGTCATCGCGGTGGCGGGTCTCTTCTACGCGGTCAGTTACTGGAACAGCTTCTTCAACGCGCTGCTGTTCATGAACGACTCGGGGAAATACCCGCTCCAGGTCATCCTTCGCTCGTATGTCGTCCAGGGCGAGACGATCAACGCCCACGCACTCGGCGTGAATGTGCTGCCGCCCTCGATCTCGCTCCAGATGGCCGTGCTGATCATCGCGCTCGTGCCGATCCTGCTGGTCTATCCCTTCCTGCAGAAGCACTTCGCCAAGGGTGTCCTCACGGGCGCCGTCAAGGGCTGA
- a CDS encoding DeoR/GlpR family DNA-binding transcription regulator, with product MSQSRDARWKALLELLVEQGRLDVEAAALALDVSAATIRRDFDQLAQQQMLVRTRGGAVVHGVSYELPLRYKTARRASEKQRIAQAVAELITAGEAVGLTGGTTTTEVARALAVRPDLASGTPALTVVTNALNIANELAIRPQFKIVVTGGVARPQSYELTGPLADGVLGQITMDTAVLGVNGFDVVHGAAAHHEDEAGINRLLCERAERVVVAADSTKLGTRAFARICTTDQVGTLVTDTGISEEMTALFTDAGVEVIAV from the coding sequence ATGTCCCAGTCCCGCGACGCGCGTTGGAAGGCACTCCTGGAACTGCTCGTCGAGCAGGGCCGTCTCGATGTCGAAGCGGCGGCTCTCGCGCTCGACGTCTCGGCCGCCACCATCAGGCGCGATTTCGACCAACTCGCCCAGCAGCAGATGCTGGTGCGCACCCGTGGCGGCGCCGTGGTCCACGGTGTCAGCTACGAACTCCCGCTGCGCTACAAGACGGCCCGGCGCGCCTCCGAGAAGCAGCGCATCGCGCAGGCCGTGGCCGAGCTGATCACCGCGGGCGAGGCGGTCGGCCTGACCGGCGGCACCACCACCACGGAGGTGGCCCGCGCCCTCGCCGTCCGGCCCGACCTGGCGTCCGGCACCCCGGCGCTCACGGTCGTGACCAACGCGCTGAACATCGCCAACGAGCTGGCGATCAGGCCCCAGTTCAAGATCGTGGTGACCGGCGGGGTGGCCCGCCCCCAGTCGTACGAGCTGACGGGCCCCCTCGCCGACGGCGTACTCGGCCAGATCACCATGGACACCGCCGTGCTCGGGGTGAACGGCTTCGATGTCGTCCATGGCGCCGCCGCGCACCACGAGGACGAGGCGGGCATCAACCGGCTGCTGTGCGAGCGCGCCGAGCGGGTGGTCGTCGCAGCGGACTCCACCAAGCTCGGGACCCGCGCCTTCGCCAGGATCTGCACCACCGACCAGGTGGGCACCCTGGTCACGGACACCGGCATCAGTGAGGAGATGACCGCTCTCTTCACCGATGCCGGTGTCGAGGTCATCGCGGTGTGA
- a CDS encoding indole-3-glycerol phosphate synthase, giving the protein MFTSVLMIEKPLTSEDVEFVTTLHGDEPVSFIVLMQPRGDQADFLLRAIDDVALGELDEAGRETEVPEGQEARVPAESALLQSLEALRATGCKATGRVVEEHPLDLLQSVVAEQSADEVIVLTAPHYVEEFFHRDWASRARHKVGVPVLKLFAHSE; this is encoded by the coding sequence TTGTTCACGAGCGTATTGATGATCGAGAAACCACTGACGTCCGAGGACGTGGAGTTCGTGACCACGCTGCACGGGGACGAACCCGTCTCCTTCATCGTGCTCATGCAGCCACGCGGTGACCAGGCGGACTTCCTGCTCCGGGCGATCGACGACGTGGCCCTGGGCGAGCTCGACGAGGCGGGACGCGAGACCGAGGTGCCGGAAGGGCAGGAGGCGCGGGTCCCGGCGGAGTCGGCGCTCCTGCAGTCGCTGGAGGCGCTGCGGGCCACCGGCTGCAAGGCGACCGGGCGGGTCGTCGAGGAGCATCCGCTCGATCTGCTGCAGTCCGTGGTCGCGGAGCAGTCGGCCGATGAGGTGATCGTGCTGACCGCGCCGCACTACGTGGAGGAGTTCTTCCACCGGGACTGGGCCTCGCGAGCCCGTCACAAGGTGGGCGTACCGGTGCTCAAACTCTTCGCGCACAGCGAATAG
- a CDS encoding pyrimidine reductase family protein — protein MRRLLPVTDQTAAAPGTEQPGGAAREWSLDELAEAYAYPVDAGQDRGWLRANMVSSLDGAAQHEGRSQPISTETDMRIFGTLRALADVVVVGAETVRLEGYRPARARAAFAERREAAGQAPAPAIAVVSASLELDFSLPLFTAPLVPTLVVTGAGAPSDRLEAARQAGARVVIAGDASVVDPARAVRELAALGFRRLLTEGGPRMLGQFVSAGVLDELCLTLSPMLTSGDAQRIVGGPGLAVPDRFALASLLEEAGFLFARYLRI, from the coding sequence ATGCGACGCCTGCTCCCTGTGACCGACCAGACAGCTGCCGCTCCCGGAACGGAGCAGCCCGGCGGGGCCGCTCGTGAGTGGAGCCTGGACGAGCTTGCCGAGGCCTACGCGTATCCGGTGGACGCCGGACAGGACCGTGGGTGGCTGCGCGCCAACATGGTCTCCTCGCTGGACGGCGCCGCCCAGCACGAGGGGCGCTCCCAGCCGATCTCGACCGAGACGGACATGCGGATCTTCGGCACGCTGCGCGCGCTCGCCGATGTGGTGGTGGTCGGCGCGGAAACGGTACGTCTGGAGGGGTATCGCCCGGCGCGGGCGCGGGCGGCTTTCGCCGAGCGGCGCGAGGCGGCCGGGCAGGCCCCCGCGCCCGCCATCGCGGTGGTCAGCGCGAGTCTGGAGCTGGACTTCTCGCTCCCGCTGTTCACCGCTCCGCTCGTGCCGACCCTGGTGGTCACCGGCGCCGGGGCCCCTTCGGACCGGCTGGAAGCGGCCCGGCAGGCCGGTGCGCGGGTCGTGATCGCGGGGGACGCGAGCGTGGTCGACCCGGCCAGGGCCGTGCGGGAGCTGGCCGCTCTCGGCTTCCGGCGGCTGCTGACCGAGGGCGGGCCGCGGATGCTCGGTCAGTTCGTGTCGGCCGGGGTGCTGGACGAGCTGTGCCTGACGCTCTCGCCGATGCTCACATCGGGTGACGCCCAGCGCATCGTGGGTGGTCCGGGGCTCGCGGTGCCCGACCGGTTCGCCCTGGCATCGCTGCTGGAAGAGGCCGGGTTCCTTTTTGCCCGATACCTTCGGATCTGA
- a CDS encoding extracellular solute-binding protein: MSSQHVNRRTFLGAAGVIGLAATGMSTLTGCSTGTAAAGKGAEAFNKVKLPTYVPAKVAAPDLAGSAEGLDAAYLRYPKNLVKSVAAPPGDGSPITALTETFTTPAPAMGKNAYWKELNKRLGSEFRMNIVVETTDDSYSSKFNAAIAGGEIPDLVWIPPNQGLRRIPELLDAKFQDLTAHLSGDAVKKYPNLANLPEFAWKTAVINGKIFGIPVAYGRMGQVYVTNEDFWKPVGGATFTSAEDFLAKGKELLDAKRHKYVLEPAYVNHVGMYAQWFGAPSAWSLRNGKLTHQFETDEFREALEFGVKVSKAGLFWPDPNLTTTREKMAQGSLGAYVQSFPSFLVDVKTYNFPFGMILPFAAKAGVTPHFYYGLGSVGFTAINKKADKKRLDMLLKVLDYLAAPFGTEERLFLDNGIEGTHFHRTAKGDVELTDKGNAEAVTTGMPVSFLANAPEYLYLPGQAGLTRRIHDWQKKLIAMAVIDPTVGHYSDTNASQGASLTMAVHDGIKDIVAGRKPISAYDGLVRTWRSGGGDKIRAEFEKSIALTTK, translated from the coding sequence ATGTCTTCTCAGCACGTCAACAGGCGTACGTTCCTCGGCGCAGCGGGCGTCATCGGACTCGCCGCCACCGGAATGTCGACGCTCACCGGGTGTTCCACCGGGACCGCCGCCGCGGGCAAGGGCGCCGAAGCGTTCAACAAGGTCAAACTCCCGACGTACGTGCCCGCCAAGGTCGCGGCGCCGGACCTCGCGGGCAGCGCCGAAGGCCTGGACGCCGCCTACCTCCGCTACCCGAAGAACCTCGTCAAGTCGGTCGCCGCGCCGCCCGGTGACGGCTCCCCGATCACCGCGCTGACCGAGACCTTCACGACGCCGGCCCCCGCGATGGGGAAGAACGCGTACTGGAAGGAGCTCAACAAGCGCCTGGGCTCCGAATTCAGGATGAACATCGTCGTCGAGACCACCGACGACAGCTACTCGTCCAAATTCAATGCGGCGATAGCGGGCGGCGAGATCCCCGATCTCGTATGGATTCCCCCGAACCAGGGGCTGCGCAGGATCCCCGAGCTGCTGGACGCGAAGTTCCAGGACCTCACAGCGCACCTCTCGGGCGACGCGGTCAAGAAGTACCCGAACCTCGCCAACCTCCCGGAATTCGCCTGGAAGACGGCCGTCATCAACGGCAAGATCTTCGGCATCCCGGTGGCGTACGGCCGCATGGGCCAGGTCTATGTCACCAATGAGGACTTCTGGAAGCCGGTCGGCGGTGCCACGTTCACCAGCGCCGAGGACTTCCTCGCCAAGGGCAAGGAACTGCTGGACGCCAAACGCCACAAGTACGTTCTGGAGCCCGCTTATGTGAACCACGTCGGCATGTACGCCCAGTGGTTCGGCGCGCCGTCTGCCTGGTCCCTGAGGAACGGCAAGCTGACCCACCAGTTCGAGACCGATGAATTCCGTGAGGCGCTGGAATTCGGCGTCAAGGTGAGCAAGGCCGGGCTGTTCTGGCCGGACCCGAACCTCACCACGACCCGCGAGAAGATGGCGCAGGGCTCCCTCGGTGCGTACGTGCAGTCCTTCCCCTCCTTCCTGGTGGACGTCAAGACGTACAACTTCCCCTTCGGGATGATCCTTCCGTTCGCGGCGAAGGCCGGGGTGACCCCGCACTTCTACTACGGTCTGGGCTCGGTCGGCTTCACCGCGATCAACAAGAAGGCCGACAAGAAGCGTCTGGACATGCTCCTCAAGGTCCTCGACTACCTCGCTGCCCCGTTCGGCACCGAGGAGCGGCTTTTCCTCGACAACGGGATCGAGGGAACGCACTTCCACCGCACCGCGAAGGGCGACGTCGAGCTGACGGACAAGGGCAACGCGGAAGCCGTGACGACGGGTATGCCGGTCTCCTTCCTGGCCAACGCGCCCGAGTACCTCTACCTGCCGGGCCAGGCCGGTCTGACACGCCGGATCCACGACTGGCAGAAGAAGCTCATCGCCATGGCCGTTATCGACCCGACGGTCGGCCACTACTCGGACACGAACGCCAGCCAGGGTGCCTCCCTGACGATGGCCGTCCACGACGGCATCAAGGACATCGTCGCCGGACGCAAGCCGATCTCGGCGTACGACGGCCTGGTGCGCACCTGGCGCTCCGGCGGCGGTGACAAGATCCGCGCCGAGTTCGAGAAGTCCATCGCGCTGACCACCAAGTGA
- the msrB gene encoding peptide-methionine (R)-S-oxide reductase MsrB encodes MPYDIEKPDEQWRAELSEAEYAVLRKAGTEPAFVGEYTDTKTTGVYSCRACDAELFRSDTKFESHCGWPSFYDPKDTDAVELIEDRSHGMRRIEVRCAKCGSHLGHVFEGEGYPTPTDQRYCINSISLRLTPDAG; translated from the coding sequence ATGCCGTACGACATCGAGAAGCCGGACGAGCAGTGGCGGGCGGAGCTGTCCGAAGCGGAGTACGCCGTGCTGCGCAAGGCCGGCACCGAACCCGCCTTCGTCGGCGAGTACACGGACACGAAGACGACCGGTGTCTACTCGTGCCGGGCCTGTGACGCCGAGCTCTTCCGCTCGGACACCAAGTTCGAATCGCACTGCGGCTGGCCGTCCTTCTACGACCCGAAGGACACGGACGCGGTCGAACTGATCGAGGACCGCTCGCACGGGATGCGCCGGATCGAGGTGCGCTGCGCGAAGTGCGGCTCACACCTCGGGCACGTCTTCGAGGGGGAGGGCTATCCGACCCCGACCGACCAGCGGTACTGCATCAACTCCATCTCGCTGCGGCTGACACCGGACGCGGGCTGA